A portion of the Flavobacterium limnophilum genome contains these proteins:
- the rpsO gene encoding 30S ribosomal protein S15 — translation MYLTKEVKEEIFAKHGGKAENTGSAEGQIALFTHRISHLTEHLKKNRHDYNTERSLVLLVGKRRSLLDYLKKKEINRYREIIKVLGIRK, via the coding sequence ATGTACTTAACTAAAGAAGTTAAAGAAGAAATCTTCGCTAAACACGGAGGAAAAGCAGAAAACACGGGATCTGCAGAAGGACAAATCGCACTATTCACACACAGAATTAGCCACCTTACAGAGCACTTGAAAAAAAATCGTCACGATTACAACACAGAGCGTTCGTTGGTACTATTAGTAGGTAAAAGAAGATCTTTGTTGGATTACTTGAAAAAGAAAGAAATCAACAGATATCGTGAGATCATCAAAGTATTGGGTATTAGAAAATAA
- a CDS encoding GAF domain-containing protein yields MTFEDLKPKVTEITLNSILSREEKLLKICELLSNSIDYYNWVGFYFANHETKTLHLGPYVGAETDHTVIPFGKGICGQVAVSNANFVVPDVAAQDNYIACSFTVKSEIVVPLFVNGKNIGQIDIDSHVLDPFTEADERFLEFVNEEIAELY; encoded by the coding sequence ATGACTTTCGAAGATCTAAAACCAAAAGTAACAGAAATTACTTTAAATTCCATCCTTTCCAGAGAAGAAAAGCTGTTAAAAATTTGCGAACTACTGAGCAACTCCATTGATTACTATAATTGGGTTGGTTTTTATTTTGCCAATCACGAGACCAAAACCCTGCATCTTGGCCCGTATGTTGGAGCCGAAACGGACCATACCGTCATTCCTTTCGGAAAAGGAATTTGTGGACAAGTAGCGGTTTCCAATGCCAATTTCGTGGTTCCCGATGTGGCGGCCCAAGACAATTATATTGCGTGCAGTTTCACCGTAAAATCAGAAATTGTGGTTCCGCTTTTTGTGAATGGCAAAAACATTGGACAAATCGACATCGACAGCCACGTTCTCGATCCATTTACCGAAGCCGACGAACGTTTTTTAGAATTTGTGAATGAAGAGATTGCTGAGCTGTATTAA
- a CDS encoding MBL fold metallo-hydrolase RNA specificity domain-containing protein codes for MKIKFIGGAGTVTGSKTLVESNGVRILIDCGQFQGIKTLRELNWEPLPIQPSTIDFVLLTHGHLDHCGWLPRLVNQGFKGKIYCTSPTKDITKLILLDSAKIQEEEAEMANKGRYSKHEIAKPLYDVKQAEAVFPLFRVIKTNEKIPLDAEIAAVFTNAGHIIGACSIELNLENKTLVFSGDIGRDNDVLMYPPTKPKKADYVFLESTYGNRLHPDTDAKMELEMYINNTVEKGGTIIIPSFAVERAQTVMYLLWQLKEEGKIPNIPYIIDTPMGISALGIFAQNRKWHKLPEQHYIGMCKMFSMISDYQETIETIYNKSPKVVIAASGMITGGRVLSYLERYIGLPETTVVIIGYQAEGTRGRKLLEGAKEIKIHGKYYPVLANILEIEALSAHGDQKDLLNWLSALENKPTKVFLVHGENEPADELRLKITEKYGFDCTVPLMGQEVDLS; via the coding sequence ATGAAGATTAAATTCATTGGCGGAGCGGGAACGGTAACGGGTTCCAAAACCTTGGTCGAAAGCAATGGTGTTAGAATTTTAATTGATTGCGGACAATTTCAGGGCATCAAGACTTTGCGGGAGCTCAATTGGGAACCGTTGCCAATTCAGCCTTCAACCATAGATTTTGTATTGTTGACACACGGACATTTGGATCATTGTGGTTGGCTGCCACGGCTGGTAAATCAAGGATTTAAAGGAAAAATTTATTGTACGAGTCCAACAAAAGACATTACGAAACTTATTCTTTTGGACAGTGCCAAAATCCAGGAAGAGGAAGCAGAAATGGCCAACAAGGGGCGTTATTCCAAACATGAAATTGCCAAACCGCTTTATGACGTAAAGCAGGCAGAAGCCGTTTTTCCACTTTTTAGAGTGATTAAAACCAACGAAAAAATCCCCTTGGATGCCGAAATTGCTGCGGTTTTTACCAATGCGGGACATATTATTGGCGCATGCAGCATCGAATTGAATCTGGAAAATAAAACCTTGGTTTTCTCCGGAGACATTGGTCGAGACAATGACGTGTTGATGTATCCGCCCACCAAGCCCAAAAAAGCAGATTACGTTTTTCTCGAAAGCACTTATGGAAACCGTCTTCATCCCGACACGGACGCGAAAATGGAACTCGAAATGTATATCAACAACACGGTCGAAAAAGGAGGAACAATCATCATTCCGAGTTTTGCCGTCGAGCGTGCTCAAACCGTGATGTATTTGCTTTGGCAACTCAAGGAAGAAGGGAAAATTCCAAATATTCCCTATATAATTGACACGCCAATGGGAATTAGTGCCTTGGGAATTTTTGCCCAAAACAGGAAATGGCACAAATTGCCGGAGCAACATTACATAGGAATGTGCAAAATGTTTTCGATGATTTCGGACTATCAGGAAACCATTGAAACGATTTATAACAAGAGTCCAAAAGTAGTTATTGCCGCCAGCGGAATGATTACCGGAGGTCGCGTTTTGAGTTATTTGGAACGCTATATTGGTTTGCCTGAAACCACCGTGGTCATCATTGGCTACCAAGCCGAAGGAACGCGTGGCCGAAAATTATTGGAAGGAGCCAAAGAAATTAAAATTCACGGAAAATATTATCCGGTTTTGGCCAATATTCTCGAAATAGAAGCCTTGTCGGCACACGGCGATCAAAAAGATTTGCTCAACTGGCTTTCTGCATTGGAAAATAAACCCACCAAGGTGTTTTTGGTTCACGGAGAAAATGAACCCGCCGACGAGCTTCGTTTAAAAATAACCGAGAAATATGGCTTTGATTGCACGGTTCCCTTGATGGGGCAAGAAGTTGACCTATCGTAA
- a CDS encoding energy transducer TonB gives MKSILFFLLFLLIPKIVFSQVSVTNELILSPTDKLFYLDSTNQETKSKDFKFYRIIKDYKLDKESYAILEYYKSGVLKMEGTSKTKEANTKEGELTYYYENGNKKSISNYIKGRVNGKDFEWYENGNKKSEGEYIEDEKKRTTQHKINQFWDANGAQKIVDGNGFFENQGENESEKGAIKNGFKEGPWEGSSTKFGTSYKETYQDGKLISGTSTDKNGETYHYTEAEVRPNPKNGIMDFYKFIAKNYQIPNSLPKDASGKIYITFVVNKEGKIVEPKILRDLGYGTGQEAARIVTAYDGFTPGEQRGRKVRCTYSIPITIQARR, from the coding sequence ATGAAATCAATTCTATTTTTTTTATTATTTCTCCTTATTCCCAAAATAGTTTTTTCGCAAGTTTCCGTTACCAACGAATTAATTCTTTCCCCAACCGACAAACTTTTTTATCTGGACTCAACCAACCAAGAAACCAAATCAAAGGATTTCAAATTTTACCGAATAATCAAAGACTACAAATTAGACAAAGAAAGCTACGCTATTCTCGAGTATTACAAATCGGGAGTATTGAAAATGGAAGGAACTTCAAAAACTAAAGAAGCTAATACCAAAGAAGGCGAATTAACCTATTATTACGAAAATGGCAATAAAAAATCGATTTCAAATTACATCAAGGGACGTGTAAATGGCAAAGATTTTGAATGGTATGAAAACGGCAATAAAAAATCGGAAGGCGAATATATCGAAGATGAAAAAAAACGTACAACCCAACATAAAATAAACCAATTTTGGGATGCAAACGGTGCTCAGAAAATTGTTGACGGCAATGGTTTTTTCGAAAACCAAGGAGAAAATGAATCTGAAAAAGGAGCAATCAAAAATGGTTTCAAAGAAGGTCCTTGGGAAGGTTCGTCCACAAAATTTGGCACCAGTTATAAAGAAACGTACCAAGACGGAAAATTAATTTCAGGTACAAGCACTGACAAAAACGGAGAAACCTACCATTATACCGAAGCCGAAGTGCGACCAAACCCTAAAAATGGCATTATGGATTTTTATAAATTCATCGCCAAGAATTACCAAATCCCCAATAGTTTACCCAAAGACGCAAGCGGAAAAATCTACATCACATTTGTGGTGAACAAAGAAGGGAAAATTGTAGAACCCAAAATTCTTAGAGACCTAGGTTACGGCACCGGTCAAGAAGCTGCCCGAATTGTAACAGCTTATGATGGTTTTACACCAGGGGAACAAAGAGGAAGAAAAGTAAGATGTACCTATTCCATACCCATCACTATCCAAGCAAGAAGATAA
- a CDS encoding ATP cone domain-containing protein, giving the protein MKIVKHSGNIVDYNPSKLRQSLLKSGASNRQVETILKTIEEEIYEGISTKQIYKMAFSLLKKICNSHAARYNLKEAIRLLGPAGFFFEKYIARLFAAEKYQTLTNFILQGKCVSHEIDVLIKKDNSIAMVECKFHMGKDANSDVKVPMYILSRFNDLKDRRHIIYTRNDKVLDCWIVTNNRFTADAIAFAKCSKLNLLSWNYPEKNNLKTKNDSNHLYPVTCLTTLSLSEKDKLLVLDVILVKEIINNSECLERIGLSPNRIQNVLKEASELCEYI; this is encoded by the coding sequence ATGAAAATAGTAAAGCATTCCGGAAACATTGTTGATTACAATCCGTCAAAACTCCGACAATCGCTCTTGAAATCTGGGGCGAGTAATCGACAGGTTGAAACTATTTTGAAAACTATTGAAGAGGAAATTTATGAAGGGATTTCTACCAAGCAAATCTACAAGATGGCTTTCAGTTTGTTGAAAAAAATATGTAATTCCCATGCTGCTCGATATAATTTAAAAGAAGCTATCAGATTATTGGGACCGGCTGGTTTTTTCTTCGAAAAATATATTGCCCGACTTTTTGCGGCAGAAAAGTACCAAACACTGACTAATTTTATTTTGCAAGGCAAATGTGTATCGCACGAAATTGATGTGTTGATAAAAAAAGACAATTCCATCGCCATGGTCGAATGTAAATTTCATATGGGTAAAGATGCCAATTCCGATGTGAAGGTTCCCATGTATATTTTATCGCGTTTCAATGATTTGAAAGACAGACGGCATATAATTTATACTCGAAATGACAAGGTATTGGACTGCTGGATTGTAACAAATAACAGGTTTACCGCTGATGCAATTGCTTTTGCAAAATGTTCAAAGCTGAATTTGTTGAGCTGGAATTATCCCGAAAAGAATAATTTAAAAACAAAAAACGATTCCAATCACCTCTATCCCGTAACTTGTTTAACTACTTTGTCTCTTTCCGAAAAAGATAAATTATTGGTGCTTGACGTGATTTTGGTAAAAGAAATAATAAATAATTCAGAATGTTTGGAAAGAATTGGGTTGAGTCCGAATCGAATACAAAACGTACTCAAAGAAGCATCAGAATTGTGTGAATATATTTAA
- a CDS encoding TonB-dependent receptor plug domain-containing protein, with the protein MKKQISILLLILLCAFSSYSQDTLREIKVVSKNKGLQKSSKITANTTLLTSKELLKAACCNLAESFETNPSIDVNFSDALTGTKQIKMLGLTSPYLMITEENIPSVRGASQAYGLSFTPGTWVESIQITKGAGSVVNGYESISGQINTELLKPVNDIPFFLNAYGSTDSRFELNTHFNTKISDKWASSLFVHGNTRIAKNDMNEDGFLDNPLGKQINVLNRWQYTDAQKGWVSFINFRYMNDEKQTGEMDFDPKKDKGTTNFWGSEINTERFNVSTKIGYVFPEMPYQSFGFQNAFDSHDQESYFGLNQYNIKQSSYYSNLIFNSIINNTMHKFATGLNFTYDKYQEFVNVNDYSRIDNSIGAFFEYTYDNTSNFSFIAGGRVDNHNRLGTFLTPRLHIRYNPWAKGVLRASAGRGKRSANIFAENQPLFASSRAFDILDNNGKIYGLDPEIAWNYGLSFNQGFSVFGKKADVGFDFYRTDFKNQVVVDLYTAPVIPGTHQALFYNLNGKSFANSLQLDFNLELAKHLDLRTAYKYYDIQTDYSSGRSERPLQAKHRFFGNLAYETHIGEKGKQWKFDFTYNWMGEQKLPETASNPVEDRLPEYSPSYSLMNAQITRIFSSVFEVYVGGENIGNYKQEKAILGSENPFGPTFDASIVYAPVFGQMYYAGLRFKIK; encoded by the coding sequence ATGAAAAAACAAATTTCAATACTTTTATTGATCTTGTTGTGTGCGTTTAGTTCCTATTCGCAGGACACATTACGAGAAATAAAAGTGGTTTCTAAAAACAAAGGTTTGCAAAAATCTTCGAAGATTACGGCAAACACAACCCTTTTGACAAGCAAGGAATTACTCAAGGCCGCTTGTTGCAACCTAGCCGAAAGTTTCGAAACAAACCCTTCTATCGACGTCAATTTTTCGGATGCCCTGACAGGAACCAAACAAATCAAAATGTTGGGTCTAACTAGTCCCTATTTGATGATTACCGAAGAAAATATCCCTTCTGTTCGCGGAGCTTCCCAAGCTTATGGTTTGTCGTTTACGCCTGGAACTTGGGTGGAAAGCATCCAAATCACAAAAGGGGCGGGTAGTGTTGTCAATGGATACGAAAGTATTTCGGGACAAATCAACACCGAGTTGCTTAAACCGGTCAACGATATTCCTTTCTTTTTGAATGCTTATGGCTCAACCGACAGTCGTTTTGAATTGAATACCCATTTCAATACCAAAATTTCGGACAAATGGGCGAGCAGTTTGTTTGTTCACGGCAATACAAGGATTGCCAAAAACGACATGAATGAGGATGGTTTCCTGGATAATCCGTTGGGAAAACAAATCAATGTCTTGAATCGTTGGCAATATACCGATGCCCAAAAAGGCTGGGTAAGTTTCATTAATTTTCGCTATATGAATGACGAAAAGCAAACGGGCGAAATGGATTTTGACCCAAAGAAAGATAAAGGGACGACTAATTTCTGGGGTTCCGAAATCAACACGGAACGTTTCAATGTTTCCACAAAAATTGGTTATGTTTTTCCGGAGATGCCGTATCAAAGTTTTGGTTTCCAAAACGCTTTTGACAGCCACGACCAAGAATCTTATTTTGGGTTGAACCAATACAACATCAAGCAAAGCAGTTATTATTCGAACTTGATTTTCAACTCGATTATCAACAATACGATGCATAAATTTGCCACGGGTTTGAACTTTACTTACGACAAATATCAGGAATTTGTCAACGTGAATGATTACAGCAGGATCGACAATTCCATTGGTGCTTTTTTCGAATATACTTACGACAATACTTCCAATTTCAGTTTCATTGCCGGTGGACGAGTTGACAACCACAACCGTTTGGGAACTTTTTTAACGCCAAGATTGCACATTCGCTACAATCCTTGGGCTAAAGGCGTTTTGCGGGCTTCTGCAGGAAGAGGGAAAAGAAGTGCGAACATTTTTGCCGAAAACCAACCTCTTTTTGCGAGTTCAAGGGCATTCGATATTTTGGATAACAACGGGAAAATTTATGGCTTGGATCCCGAAATTGCCTGGAATTACGGCTTGAGTTTCAACCAAGGATTTTCTGTTTTTGGCAAAAAAGCCGACGTTGGTTTTGATTTTTACAGAACCGATTTCAAGAATCAGGTAGTGGTCGATTTGTACACGGCTCCAGTAATTCCGGGAACACATCAGGCGTTGTTTTATAATTTGAACGGGAAATCGTTTGCCAATAGTTTGCAATTGGACTTTAATCTTGAATTGGCCAAACATCTTGATTTGCGCACGGCTTACAAATATTACGACATTCAAACTGATTATAGTAGCGGAAGAAGCGAAAGACCTTTGCAAGCCAAACACCGTTTTTTCGGGAATTTGGCCTATGAAACTCATATTGGAGAAAAAGGGAAACAATGGAAATTCGATTTCACCTATAACTGGATGGGCGAACAAAAACTGCCCGAAACCGCATCGAATCCAGTGGAAGACAGGCTTCCAGAATATTCTCCTTCCTATTCTTTGATGAATGCACAAATTACACGAATTTTTTCATCTGTTTTTGAAGTCTATGTTGGTGGAGAAAACATTGGAAACTATAAACAAGAAAAAGCAATTTTGGGAAGTGAAAATCCTTTTGGACCAACA
- the xrtF gene encoding exosortase family protein XrtF: protein MKKYLIRYKPFLLFLGKFLLTYLVLTFVYESYLNQFDAGKFEVDRFTQLVAKQTKNTMLFFNCDANIAPNTKEPAINLFYNHKHMARIIEGCNGLSVIILFISFVVAFSGKTRATILFIVGGSLMIHVLNVFRIGLLSILLYYFPSSEHVLHGVLFPLFIYGVVFLLWIIWVNKFSKYAAKNSKS from the coding sequence TTGAAAAAATATTTAATTCGCTATAAACCTTTTTTGCTGTTTCTGGGAAAGTTTTTGCTGACCTATCTGGTTTTGACCTTTGTTTATGAAAGCTATCTCAATCAATTCGATGCCGGGAAATTTGAGGTTGACAGGTTTACCCAATTGGTAGCGAAACAAACAAAAAACACGATGCTTTTTTTTAATTGCGACGCCAATATTGCGCCAAACACTAAAGAACCTGCCATAAATTTGTTCTACAATCATAAGCATATGGCCCGAATTATCGAAGGCTGTAATGGTTTGAGCGTGATTATTTTATTTATATCCTTCGTGGTTGCCTTTTCGGGAAAAACAAGGGCAACTATTCTGTTTATTGTCGGAGGTAGCTTGATGATTCATGTTTTGAATGTTTTTCGAATAGGACTTTTAAGCATCTTGTTGTATTATTTTCCGTCAAGCGAACATGTTTTGCATGGAGTGCTTTTTCCGTTGTTTATTTATGGAGTGGTTTTCTTGTTATGGATTATTTGGGTCAATAAATTTTCAAAATATGCTGCAAAAAATAGTAAATCATAA
- a CDS encoding HYC_CC_PP family protein, translating to MKFKKHISLFLAFFLLVSNVGFAVDVHYCGGEIASVKPVSWKSPEAAKAVEKSCCASKVEKKDSCCKNKVVHFQKKSGKITLNSISFQPDFNFLFEEWNPVVFSEFPNFENNRIASYYCDANAPPLFKLYHQYIFYA from the coding sequence ATGAAATTCAAAAAGCACATCAGTCTTTTTCTGGCGTTTTTCCTGTTGGTTTCCAATGTAGGATTTGCCGTCGACGTGCATTATTGTGGAGGAGAAATTGCTTCTGTAAAGCCTGTTTCCTGGAAGAGTCCTGAAGCTGCAAAGGCGGTTGAAAAAAGTTGTTGCGCTTCAAAAGTTGAAAAAAAAGACAGTTGTTGCAAGAATAAAGTAGTTCATTTTCAAAAAAAATCAGGGAAAATAACTTTAAATTCAATTTCTTTTCAACCTGATTTCAATTTCCTTTTTGAAGAATGGAATCCAGTAGTTTTCTCTGAATTTCCAAATTTTGAAAACAATCGCATTGCTTCTTATTATTGTGATGCCAATGCACCACCACTTTTCAAATTATACCATCAATACATTTTCTACGCCTGA
- a CDS encoding exosortase F system-associated membrane protein, translating into MLQKIVNHKVRILLATMFVLFLALIRAYEDVLFYDPFLNYFKADYHNLPLPEVENIPLFFGLLFRYFLNTVLSLAMIYVLFKDIEAVKFASILYVVFFVILVMAFFVVLSFFGEANKMALFYIRRFLIQPIFLLLFLPAFYYQKQNN; encoded by the coding sequence ATGCTGCAAAAAATAGTAAATCATAAAGTCAGAATTTTATTGGCGACCATGTTTGTCTTGTTCTTGGCTTTGATAAGGGCTTACGAAGACGTTTTGTTTTATGATCCTTTCTTGAATTATTTCAAAGCAGATTACCATAATTTGCCTTTACCCGAAGTTGAAAATATTCCCTTGTTTTTTGGGTTATTGTTTCGGTATTTTTTGAATACGGTTTTGTCATTGGCCATGATTTATGTCTTGTTCAAAGACATTGAAGCCGTCAAATTTGCCTCGATATTGTATGTGGTGTTTTTCGTGATTCTTGTCATGGCATTCTTTGTGGTGCTTTCCTTTTTTGGCGAAGCCAATAAAATGGCCTTGTTTTACATTCGCCGATTTCTCATTCAACCCATTTTTTTGTTGCTCTTTCTGCCTGCATTTTACTATCAAAAGCAAAATAACTAA
- a CDS encoding energy transducer TonB, producing MDSLWQKTSEGNHKYYRVIKGYYSEKQDSYQIQDYYKSGVLEKEGMSKSKEGNSREGEFIFYYENGAKKSVSNYTKNLLNGKELRWYENGKIKQEGEYITDLKKNQSEYKVNQFWDSSGIQKVTDGNGDYEEVGEKTFCSGKVKDGFKDGVWEGYDKKIGYTFSENYSNKKLVSGVSIDSDKVSHNYKIVELKPEAKNGIEDFYNYVAKNFRMPEVEGLRGKIYLTFIIDKEGKVIQPKVIQGIGYGADEEALRVLSLYKNFNPKEIRGIKVECPYSLPISIQTAGGSNTKSTPSPSEMIKNTNRNW from the coding sequence ATGGACTCCTTATGGCAAAAAACTTCTGAAGGAAACCATAAATACTACAGGGTAATCAAAGGATATTATTCGGAAAAACAAGATAGTTATCAAATTCAGGATTACTATAAATCAGGCGTTTTGGAAAAGGAAGGAATGTCCAAAAGCAAAGAAGGGAACTCAAGGGAAGGCGAATTTATTTTTTATTATGAAAACGGTGCTAAAAAATCGGTTTCGAATTATACTAAAAACCTCCTGAACGGAAAAGAACTTCGATGGTATGAAAATGGCAAAATAAAACAAGAAGGAGAATATATTACGGATTTAAAAAAAAACCAATCGGAATACAAAGTCAATCAATTTTGGGATAGCAGCGGAATACAAAAAGTAACCGACGGCAATGGTGATTATGAAGAAGTAGGCGAAAAAACCTTTTGCTCCGGAAAAGTAAAAGATGGATTTAAAGATGGTGTTTGGGAAGGTTATGACAAAAAAATTGGATACACTTTTAGCGAAAACTATTCTAATAAAAAATTAGTTTCAGGTGTAAGCATCGATTCAGACAAAGTTTCGCACAATTATAAAATAGTCGAGTTAAAACCAGAAGCCAAAAATGGTATTGAGGATTTTTATAATTATGTAGCCAAAAACTTCAGAATGCCAGAAGTAGAAGGATTAAGAGGGAAAATTTACCTTACCTTTATTATTGATAAAGAAGGGAAAGTAATTCAACCAAAAGTAATCCAAGGCATTGGTTATGGAGCCGATGAAGAAGCCTTGAGAGTTCTTTCTTTATACAAAAATTTTAACCCAAAAGAAATCAGGGGAATAAAAGTGGAATGTCCCTACTCATTACCTATCAGTATTCAAACAGCAGGAGGAAGTAATACAAAAAGCACACCGAGTCCATCTGAAATGATAAAAAACACGAATCGAAATTGGTAA
- a CDS encoding energy transducer TonB, protein MKTTLLTTILLVPIALFSQIIEPTRYNLDSLHYPTNNKDYKYIRVVENYKNQPNLFIFTEYYKSGRTLSMKAISTNKDEPKFEGSRIDYYEDGNKKRETNYRNNQINGKQVEWYKNQNKKSEKEIKTDLKTLITTTQIFQYWNENNEQKVIDGNGFYEENNKGTTEKGEIKNGRKQGIWTGKTKLTNSTYTETYENGELISGVSIDNNNIEHPYQVLFTKPEYKEGMAAFYQFIGKNYRVPYGVQSKPGEKPTLIAFFIVDTDGKIIDIKIAKDLGLGTGKEAIRVLKKAPNWIPGTYRGILAKASYTLPIAIQTTQ, encoded by the coding sequence ATGAAAACTACACTTTTAACCACTATATTATTAGTCCCAATAGCTTTATTTTCCCAAATTATAGAACCAACGCGCTATAATCTAGACTCCTTACATTATCCAACAAACAATAAGGATTACAAATACATTCGAGTCGTTGAAAATTACAAAAACCAACCCAACTTATTTATTTTTACCGAGTATTATAAATCTGGAAGAACCCTCAGTATGAAAGCCATTTCGACCAACAAAGACGAACCAAAATTTGAAGGGTCACGTATTGATTACTATGAAGACGGGAATAAAAAACGAGAAACAAATTACAGAAATAACCAAATTAACGGAAAACAAGTAGAATGGTATAAAAACCAGAATAAAAAATCAGAGAAAGAAATAAAAACAGACCTAAAAACCTTAATAACAACTACTCAAATATTTCAATACTGGAACGAAAATAATGAGCAAAAAGTAATTGACGGCAATGGATTTTATGAAGAAAACAACAAAGGCACAACCGAAAAAGGAGAAATAAAAAACGGGAGAAAACAAGGTATCTGGACTGGAAAAACTAAACTAACAAACTCTACATATACGGAAACCTATGAAAATGGAGAATTAATTTCCGGAGTTAGTATTGACAACAACAACATCGAACATCCTTACCAAGTTCTTTTCACAAAACCTGAATACAAAGAAGGTATGGCAGCTTTTTATCAATTTATTGGAAAAAATTACAGAGTTCCTTATGGTGTACAAAGTAAACCAGGGGAAAAACCAACGTTAATTGCATTCTTTATTGTTGATACCGATGGAAAAATTATAGATATTAAAATAGCAAAAGACCTAGGATTAGGTACAGGAAAAGAGGCTATAAGAGTATTGAAAAAAGCCCCTAATTGGATTCCAGGAACATACCGGGGAATCCTCGCCAAAGCATCCTACACTTTACCGATTGCAATTCAAACAACCCAATAA